From the genome of Bifidobacterium asteroides, one region includes:
- a CDS encoding YwiC-like family protein encodes MSMLTDAERVKAAGSNGSRPSPRACKSAKPTGSGSKGRQWRRLWIPDQIGGWAMALMPGLAGLLVGGPTWRSLLLMVAWAFCYCFEFTGSRWMVSHRAARFAPPALGYALLTAVTGLILLVGTPGLLRWAPLYLVLGVLNFAAAWMRTERSWWNDAVAVIAACMLCLIVVSLGSRFQKPESGLTGANAGYSGCQPNPAVDCFASGFLPSASLPSIGVVSAAVFAVTQFGSVIFVKTMIRERGKTWCYLLSLTWNLFLCLIGVAMVHTAGWWPLLTGLVLLVRAALLPAISRRRRIPILYVGLVECAASLLVFILVVAQADVMTASLTSLLGA; translated from the coding sequence ATGAGTATGCTTACAGACGCAGAAAGGGTCAAGGCAGCCGGATCAAACGGCAGCAGACCGAGCCCTCGAGCCTGCAAATCAGCAAAACCGACCGGATCAGGGTCCAAGGGTCGACAGTGGCGTCGTTTATGGATACCCGACCAGATAGGCGGCTGGGCCATGGCCTTGATGCCGGGCCTGGCTGGGCTGCTGGTCGGAGGCCCAACCTGGAGGAGCCTGCTGCTCATGGTCGCTTGGGCTTTCTGCTACTGCTTTGAGTTCACGGGCTCGCGGTGGATGGTTTCGCACCGAGCTGCCAGATTCGCGCCACCGGCTTTGGGATACGCTCTGCTCACGGCTGTGACCGGGCTGATCCTGTTGGTCGGCACCCCTGGGCTCCTGCGATGGGCCCCGCTCTACCTGGTGCTGGGCGTGCTGAACTTTGCCGCCGCCTGGATGCGCACGGAGCGCTCTTGGTGGAACGATGCCGTAGCCGTGATTGCAGCCTGCATGCTCTGTCTGATCGTCGTTTCCTTAGGGTCACGATTCCAGAAGCCGGAATCGGGTCTGACAGGTGCCAACGCCGGCTACTCTGGATGCCAACCGAATCCTGCAGTGGACTGCTTTGCCAGCGGATTCCTGCCAAGCGCCTCCCTGCCATCGATCGGAGTGGTCAGTGCAGCGGTCTTCGCTGTGACCCAGTTCGGGTCGGTCATCTTCGTCAAAACCATGATCCGCGAGCGCGGCAAGACCTGGTGCTACCTGCTTTCGCTGACTTGGAACCTGTTCCTCTGCCTGATCGGGGTCGCCATGGTGCACACCGCAGGATGGTGGCCTCTGCTGACCGGCCTGGTTTTGCTGGTGCGTGCGGCCCTGCTGCCTGCCATCTCCCGTCGGCGCCGCATTCCCATCTTGTATGTGGGCCTGGTTGAATGTGCAGCCAGTCTGCTGGTCTTCATTCTGGTGGTCGCTCAGGCTGATGTGATGACCGCGTCTCTGACTAGTCTGCTCGGCGCATGA
- a CDS encoding ASCH domain-containing protein translates to MSNKQVPTIEAQDVRNLPKDEFVFPGPERDRLVEAILDGRKTATTSLMAEFIHDHEPLPSSGRRTVLVDSDEQPVAVLRYASVSVTRLGVVALQHVLNEGEGHKSLAEWRESHESFWTSENMRQALDDPDFAADDKTLVVLETVYVEAVVVN, encoded by the coding sequence ATGTCAAATAAACAAGTACCGACTATAGAAGCCCAAGATGTTAGGAATCTACCCAAGGATGAATTCGTCTTCCCTGGTCCAGAACGTGACCGCCTGGTGGAGGCTATTCTGGACGGGCGCAAAACTGCTACGACCAGTCTTATGGCAGAGTTCATCCATGATCATGAACCACTTCCCTCCTCCGGCCGACGAACAGTTTTAGTGGACTCAGATGAGCAACCGGTTGCCGTCCTCAGATATGCCTCGGTGAGCGTGACCCGACTGGGCGTGGTCGCGCTGCAGCATGTTCTGAACGAAGGAGAAGGCCATAAAAGTCTGGCGGAGTGGCGAGAGTCTCATGAGTCCTTCTGGACCTCAGAGAACATGCGACAGGCACTGGATGATCCCGACTTCGCCGCCGACGACAAGACCCTGGTGGTGCTGGAAACTGTTTATGTAGAGGCCGTGGTCGTGAATTGA
- the tuf gene encoding elongation factor Tu, with protein sequence MAKEKYERNKPHVNIGTIGHVDHGKTTLTAAISKVLHEEYPDVNPEYDFAQIDAAPEEKERGITINIAHIEYQTAKRHYAHVDCPGHADFVKNMITGAAQMDGAILVVAATDGPMAQTREHVLLARQVGVPKILVALNKCDMVDDEELIELVEEEVRDLLDENGFDRDCPVIRTSAYGALHDDAPDHDKWVQTIKDLMDAVDDYIPTPVHDLDKPFLMPIEDVFTISGRGTVVTGRVERGKLPVNTNVEIVGLRETQSTTVTSIETFHKQMDEAEAGDNTGLLLRGIGREDVERGQVVAAPGTVTPHHKFEGEVYVLTKDEGGRHSPFFSNYRPQFYFRTTDVTGVITLPEGVEMVQPGDHATFSVELIQPVAMEEGLTFAVREGGHTVGSGRVTKVIE encoded by the coding sequence ATGGCAAAGGAAAAGTACGAGCGGAACAAGCCGCACGTTAACATTGGCACCATCGGCCACGTCGATCACGGCAAGACCACCCTGACCGCGGCCATCTCCAAGGTGCTGCACGAGGAGTACCCGGACGTCAACCCCGAGTACGATTTCGCTCAGATTGATGCTGCTCCTGAGGAGAAGGAGCGCGGCATCACCATCAACATCGCACACATCGAGTACCAGACTGCCAAGCGCCATTACGCCCACGTGGACTGCCCCGGACACGCCGACTTCGTCAAGAACATGATCACCGGCGCTGCTCAGATGGATGGCGCCATCCTGGTGGTCGCCGCCACTGACGGCCCCATGGCCCAGACTCGCGAGCACGTGCTGCTGGCCCGCCAGGTCGGCGTGCCGAAGATCCTGGTCGCCCTGAACAAGTGCGACATGGTCGACGACGAAGAGCTGATCGAGCTGGTCGAGGAAGAAGTCCGCGATCTGCTGGACGAGAACGGCTTCGATCGCGACTGCCCTGTCATCCGCACCTCCGCCTATGGCGCCCTGCATGACGATGCCCCTGACCACGACAAGTGGGTTCAGACCATCAAGGACCTCATGGATGCCGTCGACGACTACATCCCCACTCCGGTCCACGACCTGGACAAGCCCTTCCTGATGCCCATCGAGGATGTCTTCACCATCTCCGGCCGTGGCACCGTGGTGACCGGCCGTGTCGAGCGTGGCAAGCTGCCCGTGAACACCAACGTGGAGATCGTCGGTCTGCGTGAGACCCAGTCCACCACCGTCACCTCCATTGAGACCTTCCACAAGCAGATGGACGAGGCTGAGGCTGGCGACAACACCGGCCTGCTGCTGCGCGGCATCGGCCGTGAGGACGTTGAGCGCGGCCAGGTTGTGGCTGCTCCCGGCACCGTCACCCCTCACCACAAGTTCGAGGGCGAGGTCTACGTGCTGACCAAGGACGAGGGTGGACGCCACTCGCCGTTCTTCTCCAACTACCGTCCGCAGTTCTACTTCCGGACCACCGACGTCACCGGCGTCATCACCCTGCCCGAAGGCGTGGAGATGGTTCAGCCCGGCGATCACGCCACCTTCTCTGTCGAACTGATCCAGCCCGTCGCCATGGAAGAGGGCCTGACCTTCGCTGTTCGTGAAGGCGGCCACACGGTTGGCTCAGGCCGAGTCACCAAGGTCATCGAGTAG
- a CDS encoding DNA-deoxyinosine glycosylase: MTAGSSTHVTHVTHGFGPVWNDQSRVLILGSIPSPSSREAGFYYMFPRNRFWPVLAALFDQPVPEPDPAVRARFALNHRIALWDVVQECDICGASDASITGVVPTDIADLLDGAPIGTIFTTGRKAGQLYRRYCLPDLEEKGHRPTMINLPSTSPANAAMSLADLIKAYQPVRKALDNEEPKRQDNRIDYVK, translated from the coding sequence ATGACCGCAGGTTCATCCACACATGTCACCCACGTCACCCACGGGTTCGGGCCTGTCTGGAATGACCAGTCCCGTGTGCTGATCCTTGGATCCATACCCAGCCCAAGTTCTCGCGAGGCTGGCTTCTACTACATGTTTCCGCGCAACCGCTTCTGGCCTGTACTGGCCGCACTCTTCGACCAGCCTGTTCCGGAGCCCGATCCAGCTGTCCGCGCTCGGTTCGCCCTCAATCACCGCATAGCGCTCTGGGATGTCGTTCAGGAATGCGACATCTGCGGCGCCTCCGATGCCTCCATCACCGGGGTGGTGCCGACCGACATCGCCGATCTGCTGGATGGTGCGCCGATCGGCACCATTTTCACTACAGGACGCAAGGCCGGTCAGCTTTACCGTCGCTACTGCCTGCCGGATCTGGAAGAGAAAGGGCATCGACCGACGATGATCAATCTGCCGTCCACCAGCCCTGCCAACGCCGCTATGAGTCTGGCTGATCTGATCAAGGCCTACCAGCCCGTAAGAAAAGCGCTCGACAACGAAGAGCCTAAAAGGCAAGACAATCGCATCGACTATGTCAAATAA
- a CDS encoding DUF488 domain-containing protein, with the protein MGIIRVPGFRRRMMGQVDIKRIYEQAADEDGVRILVDRLWPRGVSKERAALSGWLKDVAPSPDLRRWWHHDPDRFEDFARRYCIELDDNPALEDLLSIAREHDRTTLVYAAKDPAVNHALILRDYVRQALDKEDK; encoded by the coding sequence ATGGGGATCATACGGGTCCCTGGTTTCAGGAGGCGGATGATGGGTCAGGTGGATATTAAACGCATATACGAGCAGGCCGCTGACGAGGACGGGGTCCGCATCCTGGTCGACAGGCTCTGGCCGCGCGGCGTCAGCAAGGAGCGGGCAGCCCTGTCCGGCTGGCTCAAGGATGTTGCGCCCAGTCCGGATCTGCGGCGCTGGTGGCACCATGATCCGGACCGCTTCGAGGACTTTGCACGCCGCTACTGCATTGAGCTGGATGACAATCCCGCCCTAGAGGATCTGCTGAGCATCGCGCGTGAACATGATCGGACAACACTGGTTTATGCAGCCAAGGACCCAGCCGTCAACCATGCCCTGATCCTGCGTGACTACGTCCGCCAGGCTCTTGACAAGGAAGATAAGTAG
- the rpsG gene encoding 30S ribosomal protein S7, with product MSRKGPAKKHQLLPDPIYGSTVVAQLINKILLDGKKSIAENIVYTALEQVKEKTDQEPVAVLKRALDNIRPSLEVRSRRVGGATYQVPVEVKPNRANTLSLRWLTDYSRARREKTMSERLANEILDASNGLGAAVKRREDTHKMAEANKAFAHYRW from the coding sequence ATGTCACGCAAAGGACCAGCTAAAAAGCACCAGCTCCTGCCCGATCCCATCTACGGTTCCACCGTGGTGGCCCAGCTGATCAACAAGATCCTGCTGGACGGCAAAAAGTCCATCGCCGAGAACATCGTCTACACCGCTCTGGAGCAGGTCAAGGAGAAGACCGACCAGGAGCCTGTGGCCGTGCTCAAGCGCGCCTTGGACAACATTCGTCCCAGCCTGGAGGTCCGCAGCCGTCGTGTCGGCGGCGCCACCTACCAGGTCCCCGTCGAGGTCAAGCCGAACCGCGCCAATACGCTCTCGTTGCGGTGGCTGACCGATTACAGCCGCGCCCGTCGTGAGAAGACCATGTCGGAGCGGCTGGCCAACGAGATTCTTGATGCCTCCAACGGCCTGGGTGCTGCGGTCAAGCGCCGCGAGGACACCCACAAGATGGCCGAGGCCAACAAGGCGTTCGCCCACTATCGCTGGTAA
- the rpsL gene encoding 30S ribosomal protein S12: MPTIEQLVRKGRKAKPRKSKTLALKGSPLRRGVCTRVYTTTPKKPNSALRKVARVRLSSGIEVSAYIPGEGHNLQEHSIVLVRGGRVKDLPGVRYHIVRGALDTQGVKDRKQGRSLYGAKKAK, encoded by the coding sequence TTGCCAACAATTGAACAGCTCGTCCGCAAAGGGCGTAAGGCCAAGCCTCGCAAGTCGAAGACTTTGGCGCTTAAGGGCAGCCCGTTGCGTCGCGGCGTATGCACCCGTGTTTACACCACCACCCCCAAGAAGCCGAATTCGGCTCTGCGGAAGGTTGCCCGTGTCCGTCTGAGCTCCGGCATTGAGGTTTCCGCCTACATCCCCGGCGAGGGCCACAACCTGCAGGAGCACTCCATCGTGTTGGTGCGCGGCGGACGTGTCAAGGATCTGCCCGGCGTGCGCTACCACATCGTGCGCGGTGCGTTGGATACCCAGGGAGTCAAGGATCGCAAGCAGGGCCGTTCCCTGTACGGAGCAAAGAAGGCCAAGTAA
- the fusA gene encoding elongation factor G has product MAQDVLTDLTKVRNIGIMAHIDAGKTTTTERILYYTGVNYKIGETHDGASTMDWMDQEKERGITITSAAITAFWNRQSHDPEDRYQINIIDTPGHVDFTAEVERSLRVLDGAVAVFDGKEGVEPQSETVWRQADKYGVPRICFINKMDKLGADFYYSVDTIKDKLGVKPLVMQLPIGAESDFHGVVDLVRMVAYYWKDEADLGAKYETIDIPDDLKDKAEQYHTELLEAVAESDEDLLEKYLGGEEISQQEIRTAVRKMTIEQSAFPVFCGSAFKDKGVQPMLDAVVDYLPSPEDVPAIKGYKIGDESVEIDRKPTVDEPFSALAFKVATHPFYGKLIYVRVYSGKVAQGETVLDSTKDKKERVGKLFQMHSNKENPVDEAIAGNIYAFVGLKNVTTGDTLCDEKAPLVLESMTFPDPVIEVAVEPKTKADQEKMGIALQKLSEEDPTFQVKTDEESGQTLISGMGELQLDILVDRMRREFHVECNVGKPQVAYRETIRKPVMNQEYTHKKQTGGSGQFAKVLMNFEPLDTSEGESYIFENKVTGGHITKEFIPSVDAGVQEAMESGVLAGFPVVGVKATLTDGQIHEVDSSEMAFKIAGSMCFKEAAPKAKPVILEPIMAVEVRTPEEYMGDVMGDINSRRGSIQSMTDATGVKVIDAKVPLSEMFGYIGDLRSKTQGRAMFTMQMDSYAEVPKAVSDEIIKAQRGE; this is encoded by the coding sequence ATGGCACAAGACGTGCTCACGGACCTGACCAAGGTCCGCAACATCGGCATCATGGCCCACATTGATGCCGGCAAGACAACGACGACCGAGCGTATCCTCTACTACACCGGCGTCAATTACAAGATCGGCGAGACCCACGATGGCGCCTCCACTATGGACTGGATGGATCAGGAGAAGGAACGTGGCATCACGATTACCTCCGCCGCCATCACGGCCTTCTGGAACCGTCAGTCTCACGATCCTGAGGACCGCTACCAGATCAACATCATCGACACTCCCGGCCACGTGGACTTCACCGCCGAGGTGGAGCGCTCCCTGCGCGTGCTCGATGGAGCTGTGGCGGTGTTCGACGGCAAGGAGGGCGTGGAACCCCAGTCCGAGACCGTCTGGCGTCAGGCTGACAAGTATGGCGTGCCCCGCATCTGCTTCATCAACAAGATGGACAAGCTGGGCGCCGACTTCTACTACTCGGTGGACACCATCAAGGACAAGTTGGGCGTCAAGCCGCTGGTCATGCAGCTGCCCATCGGCGCTGAGAGCGACTTCCACGGCGTGGTCGACCTGGTTCGCATGGTGGCCTACTACTGGAAGGACGAGGCCGACCTAGGCGCCAAGTATGAGACCATCGACATCCCCGATGATCTCAAGGACAAGGCCGAGCAGTACCACACCGAGCTGCTCGAGGCCGTGGCCGAGTCGGACGAGGACCTGCTTGAGAAGTACCTGGGCGGCGAAGAGATCTCCCAGCAGGAGATCCGCACCGCTGTGCGCAAGATGACCATCGAGCAGTCAGCCTTCCCGGTCTTCTGCGGATCCGCTTTCAAGGACAAGGGCGTGCAGCCCATGTTGGACGCGGTCGTGGACTACCTGCCCAGCCCCGAGGACGTGCCGGCCATCAAGGGCTACAAGATCGGCGACGAGTCCGTCGAGATCGATCGCAAGCCCACCGTGGACGAACCTTTCTCAGCCCTTGCATTCAAGGTGGCCACCCACCCCTTCTACGGCAAGCTGATCTACGTGCGCGTCTACTCCGGCAAGGTGGCTCAGGGCGAAACGGTCCTGGACTCCACCAAGGACAAGAAGGAGCGCGTCGGCAAGCTCTTCCAGATGCACTCCAACAAGGAGAATCCGGTCGATGAGGCCATCGCCGGCAACATCTACGCTTTCGTCGGGCTCAAGAACGTCACCACTGGTGATACCCTGTGCGACGAAAAGGCGCCGCTGGTGCTGGAATCCATGACCTTCCCCGATCCTGTGATCGAGGTGGCCGTGGAGCCTAAGACCAAGGCCGACCAGGAGAAGATGGGCATCGCCCTGCAGAAGCTCTCCGAGGAGGATCCCACCTTCCAGGTCAAGACCGACGAAGAGTCCGGCCAGACCCTGATCTCCGGCATGGGCGAGCTCCAGCTGGACATCCTGGTGGACCGCATGCGTCGCGAGTTCCATGTGGAGTGCAACGTGGGCAAGCCCCAGGTGGCCTACCGCGAGACCATCCGCAAGCCCGTCATGAACCAGGAATACACCCACAAGAAGCAGACCGGCGGTTCCGGCCAGTTCGCCAAGGTGCTCATGAACTTCGAGCCCTTGGATACTTCTGAGGGCGAATCCTACATCTTCGAGAACAAGGTCACCGGCGGCCACATCACCAAGGAGTTCATCCCCTCGGTCGATGCTGGTGTGCAGGAGGCCATGGAGTCCGGCGTGCTGGCAGGCTTCCCGGTCGTGGGCGTTAAGGCGACCCTGACCGACGGCCAGATCCACGAGGTCGACTCTTCGGAGATGGCCTTCAAGATTGCAGGCTCCATGTGCTTCAAGGAGGCTGCTCCCAAGGCCAAGCCCGTCATCCTCGAGCCTATTATGGCTGTGGAGGTCCGTACTCCCGAGGAGTACATGGGCGACGTCATGGGCGACATCAACTCCCGGCGTGGCTCCATCCAGTCCATGACCGACGCCACCGGTGTCAAGGTCATCGACGCCAAGGTGCCCCTGTCGGAGATGTTCGGCTATATTGGCGACCTCAGGTCCAAGACCCAGGGGCGCGCCATGTTCACCATGCAGATGGACTCCTACGCTGAGGTCCCCAAGGCCGTCAGCGACGAGATCATCAAGGCCCAGCGGGGCGAGTAA